The Rickettsia endosymbiont of Gonocerus acuteangulatus nucleotide sequence GCTGAAGGGTTTAAAGAATCAATAAGAGGCCAAAGCGTACATGCAGCTCCAACTGCTGCAACGCTACTAGCTGTTAAGACCATGAAATCACGACGTGAGGTTTTAGAGTGATCTTCAAAATCTACTTTGTTATCATTGTTAGTATCTTCAGTATCTGACATATTTAGTTTGTATTCGTATTATTACCATTATCATAAGGATTACTCGGTTCAGGAACTGTAGTACCTGGTTTATCAGGAAGAAGTTCTATTACATCATGCTCTAATTTAGTCTCTTCTGTCTCTTCTTCTCTAACTTCATATCTTCCTGGATCACCTAAGCAATTCCAAAAGTTGACTAAGTGATCCCAGTCAGGACCAAGTTTTACAGTACAATTTTGAGCAATAGCTTTACTAGTGTCTAATATCTCAACTGTTGTTCTGCCAAAATAGTCTATAAAGCCGATTTTCTCAAGTCCTTTTACTACATAAAATAATACAATTAATGATGCAACGGCTATCATTATATACCATTTAGTAATAAGACTCCATAAAAACCCCCCCATAGGATTAGCTGCAATTAACCTTCGTAAAGCTTGCCACATATTATTTTCTCAAAAAAATTTATTATCTTATCTTATACTATTCTGCTAGTAAAAATAAAGAAAATAATCATGTTATGCTGTAAATATTTCTGATTAAATATGAACTTAAAACAAATGAAATAGGTAAAATTACTAAATTAATACCTATCATAATGAAAATTAATTGTAAATTATTATCTTGTAGCACTAACCCCGTCATTATAATACTGGGAATTAGCAAAGGCATAATAAATATGCCGATAAAATTAGCATTAATCTTAAAATAGCTTTGCATACTACCCGATAACACTACTAAACTGCTTGATAAAATTATTACAAGCCAGACGCTGAAAAAGAAAAATATTATTTCTAGCAAGGTTTGGCTGAAAAAAACAT carries:
- a CDS encoding DUF2670 domain-containing protein, which codes for MWQALRRLIAANPMGGFLWSLITKWYIMIAVASLIVLFYVVKGLEKIGFIDYFGRTTVEILDTSKAIAQNCTVKLGPDWDHLVNFWNCLGDPGRYEVREEETEETKLEHDVIELLPDKPGTTVPEPSNPYDNGNNTNTN